A window from Megalops cyprinoides isolate fMegCyp1 chromosome 8, fMegCyp1.pri, whole genome shotgun sequence encodes these proteins:
- the ppp6r3 gene encoding LOW QUALITY PROTEIN: serine/threonine-protein phosphatase 6 regulatory subunit 3 (The sequence of the model RefSeq protein was modified relative to this genomic sequence to represent the inferred CDS: deleted 2 bases in 1 codon), translating to MFWKFDLHTTSHIDTLLEKEDVTLSEVMDEEDVLQECKAQNRKLVDFLVRPQCMDDLVTYITQEPCEDMDEKIKYKYPNISCELLTSDVGQVNDRLGEDENLLMKLYAFLQNEPPLNPLLASFFSKVLSILISRKPEQIVEFLRKREDFVDLMIKHIGTSAIMDLLLRMLTCIEPQQLRQDVLNWLNEEKVIQRLVDMVQPSQDEDRHSNASQSLCEIIRLSRDQMFQVQGCSEPDPLLATLEKQETVEQLLSNIFEKEKNESAIVSVIQILLTLFETRRPAFEGHLEICPPGMNHPSFSVNWSVLEAVKHRLKDFHQLLLEPPKKNIMKTTWGLLDPPVGNTRLHVVRLVASLLQTNTYIINLELIDLNTVGVILDMYFKYIWNNFLHIQVEICTAVILAMPPGQSETPEINTESDQEPIRGNHLVRHLFQKCQLIQRILDAWVSNEKEQAEGGRRQGYMGHLTRIANSIIHNSEKGPNSALIQQLISELQEDVRDRWDTFISGPLADTNKKNTVDLVNTHHIHSSSDDEVDFKDSAFHQDSSLQQAFSDYQMQQMTSNFIEQFGFNDEEFADQDDVVDIPFDRISDINFSLSTNESANIALFEACCKEKIQQFEDTGSDEEDIWDEKDITFAPEAQRRPRSSGSTDSEESTDSEEEDVKQDPFEPSTASSDDRMEVDTGEGEEWTANFDDIPMETGSSTVTGGPSVAAPMPTATGEPEGWSTASPSAGKETGWADFPNFTTVSPKGPLRSNSPVAMETSIETVDPLGVNAPAQSEELDHWPGDKAALSAERLPAGQAVVCSDVEERECGTGSQRPVTNGSMKETVSLTVDAKTETAVFKRVLKSFREEEKLSTSEDVSTKYAVAEYAELERTVPSSAQPIGSCQKQSAKHLDEKLRSPSEIVNGPLEATGMEKAKTDQHVPTVEATLNGPA from the exons ATGTTCTGGAAGTTTGATCTGCACACAACGTCCCACATCGACACCCTCCTGGAGAAGGAGGATGTGACCTTGTCAGAGGTGATGGACGAGGAGGACGTCCTGCAGGAGTGCAAGGCCCAGAATCGCAAGCTGGTGGACTTCCTGGTGCGGCCGCAGTGCATGGACGACCTGGTCACCTACATCACCCAGGAGCCCTGTGAGGACATGGACGAGAAGATCAAGTACAA GTACCCAAACATATCCTGTGAACTGCTCACCTCTGACGTGGGCCAGGTGAACGACAGGCTGGGTGAGGATGAGAATTTGCTGATGAAACTGTACGCCTTCCTACAGAATGAGCCCCCCCTCAACCCACTGCTGGCCAGCTTTTTCAGCAAGGTGCTGAGCATTCTTATCAGCAGGAAGCCAGAGCAG ATTGTGGAGTTCCTTCGGAAGAGGGAAGACTTTGTAGATCTAATGATCAAACATATAGGGACCTCAGCTATCATGGACTTGCTGCTCAGGATGCTGACCTGCATTGAACCACAGCAGCTTAGGCAAGATGTTTTGAAC TGGCTGAACGAGGAGAAAGTTATCCAGCGGCTTGTAGACATGGTGCAGCCCTCTCAGGATGAAGAT AGGCACTCGAATGCATCCCAATCGCTATGTGAAATAATCCGACTCAGCAGAGACCAGATGTTCCAAGTACAGGGCTGCTCGGAGCCGGACCCCTTACTGGCCACACTGGAAAA ACAAGAGACAGTGGAGCAGCTGCTGTCCAACATATTCGAGAAAGAGAAGAATGAGTCTGCCATCGTCAGTGTCATTCAGATACTTTTGACACTTTTTGAGACACGAAGGCCAGC GTTTGAAGGCCACCTGGAGATCTGCCCCCCTGGGATGAACCACCCCTCTTTCTCAGTTAATTGGAGCGTCCTGGAGGCTGTGAAGCACCGACTAAAAGACTTCCACCAACTGCTGCTGGAGCCTCCAAAG AAAAACATCATGAAAACTACATGGGGATTGCTGGACCCTCCCGTGGGCAACACTCGCTTGCATGTGGTGCGGCTGGTGGCCAGCCTGCTACAGACCAACACTTATATCATCAACCTGGAACTCATCGACCTCAACACTGTCGGAGTCATACTC GACATGtactttaaatatatatggAATAACTTCCTGCACATACAAGTAGAAATCTGCACTGCAGTGATCCTTGCCATGCCCCCTGGCCAAAGTGAAACGCCCGAAATCAACACAGAAAGTGATCAAGAGCCCATCAGGGGAAACCATTTGGTCAGACAT ctgtttcagaaGTGCCAGTTAATACAGAGAATACTTGATGCCTGGGTCTCCaatgaaaaagaaca GGCTGAGGGTGGGCGGAGGCAAGGCTACATGGGCCACCTGACCAGAATAGCCAATTCCATCATTCACAACAGCGAAAAAGGGCCCAACAGTGCACTTATACAGCAGCTCATTTCAG AGCTCCAGGAGGATGTGAGGGATAGATGGGACACCTTCATCTCCGGTCCACTAGCAGACACAAACAAGAAGAACACTGTAGACCTA GTTAACACCCACCATATCCACTCGTCCAGTGATGATGAGGTTGACTTCAAAGACAGTGCCTTTCATCAAGATTCCTCCTTGCAGCAA GCCTTTTCTGATTATCAGATGCAACAAATGACGTCCAATTTTATTGAGCAGTTTGGCTTCAATGACGAGGAGTTTGCCGATCAGGATGATGTCGTGGA TATTCCCTTTGACAGAATATCAGACATCAATTTTTCCTTGAGTACAAATGAAAGT GCAAACATAGCTCTCTTTGAAGCATGCTGCAAAGAGAAGATCCAGCAGTTCGAAGACACTGGCTCCGATGAGGAGGACATATGGGATGAGAAGGATATCACCTTCGCACCAGAGGCACAGAGACGCCCACG gaGTTCAGGTAGCACTGACAGTGAGGAAAGCACAGATTCTGAGGAGGAGGACGTGAAGCAGGATCCCTTCGAACCCAGCACTGCCAGCTCTGACGACAGAATGGAGGTGGACACCGGTGAAGGTGAGGA gtg GACTGCCAACTTTGATGACATCCCCATGGAGACGGGGAGCTCCACGGTAACTGGTGGGCCATCTGTAGCAGCCCCCATGCCCACCGCCACCGGGGAGCCTGAGGGGTGGAGCACGGCCAGTCCCTCGGCGGGAAAGGAAACGGGCTGGGCCGACTTCCCCAACTTCACCACTGTGAG CCCCAAAGGTCCTCTAAGGAGCAATTCcccagttgccatggagaccagcATAGAGACGGTGGACCCCCTGGGCGTGAACGCGCCGGCACAGTCTGAAG AGTTGGACCACTGGCCTGGTGACAAGGCTGCCCTTTCGGCAGAGAGG CTGCCTGCAGGGCAAGCAGTAGTGTGCTCAGATGTGGAGGAGAGGGAATGCGGAACCGGATCACAGAGACCCGTCACCAACGGCTCCATGAAAGAGACGGTCAGCCTTACTGTAGATGCCAAAACTGAAACTGCTGTTTTCAAGAG AGTGTTGAAATCCTTTCG TGAAGAAGAGAAGTTGTCTACCTCTGAAGATGTGTCTACGAAATATGCTGTGGCGGAGTATGCAGAGCTGGAACGGACTGTCCCATCTTCAGCCCAGCCAATCGGCAGCTGCCAGAAACAGAG CGCAAAGCACTTAGATGAAAAACTGAGATCTCCAAGTGAAATTGTCAACGGGCCTCTTGAAGCCACAGGAATGGAAAAAGCCAA AACAGACCAGCATGTGCCCACGGTGGAGGCCACGTTGAATGGGCCTGCATGA